The following are encoded together in the Bacillota bacterium genome:
- a CDS encoding type II toxin-antitoxin system prevent-host-death family antitoxin, producing MEAGIREIKNRLSYFLKQVQEGKSVLIKDRNRPVARLVPVVETRNNVPEEIIRLVESGLASWNGGKPKGIDFPATNKTAILVSEMVTEDRR from the coding sequence ATGGAGGCTGGCATTCGCGAAATCAAAAACCGACTAAGCTACTTTCTAAAACAGGTTCAGGAGGGCAAGTCAGTGCTAATTAAAGACCGCAATCGACCAGTGGCCAGGCTGGTCCCGGTCGTGGAAACAAGGAATAACGTTCCCGAGGAGATTATCCGTCTGGTCGAAAGCGGACTGGCTTCCTGGAATGGTGGCAAACCAAAGGGGATCGATTTTCCAGCAACAAATAAAACAGCCATCCTGGTCTCAGAGATGGTGACGGAGGA